A portion of the Camelus ferus isolate YT-003-E chromosome 16, BCGSAC_Cfer_1.0, whole genome shotgun sequence genome contains these proteins:
- the PGS1 gene encoding LOW QUALITY PROTEIN: CDP-diacylglycerol--glycerol-3-phosphate 3-phosphatidyltransferase, mitochondrial (The sequence of the model RefSeq protein was modified relative to this genomic sequence to represent the inferred CDS: deleted 1 base in 1 codon) produces MGIFRAPCARVTMAVVGSFAVPSCPQVTSPPCCLCPEGVHRFQWIRNLVPEFGVSSSHVSVLSSPTEFFELMKGQIKAARRRVVMASLYLGTGPLEQELVDCLESTLEKSLQAKFPSDLKVSILLDFTRGSRGRKNSRTMLLPLLQRFPEQVRVSLFHTPNLRGLLRLLIPERFNETIGLQHIKVYLFDNSVILSGANLSDSYFTNRQDRYVFLQDCPEIADFFTELVDAVGDVSLQLQGDDTVQVVEGMVHPYRGDRAAYCKAANKRVMDVINSARTRQQMLHTQTFHSDSLLTHEDAAAAGDRRPAPDTWIYPLIQMKPFEIQIDEIVTETLLTEAERGAKVYLTTGYFNLTQAYMDLVLGTRAEYQILLASPEVNGFFGAKGVAGAIPAAYVHIEQQFFSEVCSLGQQARVQLQEYWRRGWTFHAKGTWQLARSRPTQDSRGTGLWLYLTGSSLPCLTLIGSPNFGYRSVHRDLEAQIAIVTESRALQQQLHQEQEQLYLRSGVVSSATFEQPSRQVKLWVKMVTPLIKNFF; encoded by the exons ATGGGGATTTTCCGTGCTCCGTGCGCCCGG GTCACCATGGCTGTTGTTGGCTCCTTTGCTGTCCCCAGCTGTCCCCAGGTCACCTCGCCTCCTTGCTGCCTGTGTCCGGAGGGTGTGCACCGGTTCCAGTGGATCCGAAACCTGGTTCCAGAGTTTGGAGTCTCCAGTTCTCATGTCAGCGTGCTTTCTTCACCGACAGAGTTTTTTGAGCTCATGAAG GGGCAGATAAAAGCAGCCAGGAGGCGGGTCGTGATGGCATCCCTCTACCTGGGCACGGGTCCTTTGGAGCAGGAACTC GTGGATTGCCTGGAAAGCACTCTGGAAAAGTCACTCCAAGCAAAGTTTCCCTCTGACCTCAAGGTGTCCATTCTCTTAGACTTCACGCGGGGCTCAAGAG GAAGGAAGAACTCGCGCACGATGCTGCTCCCCCTCCTGCAGAGGTTTCCAGAACAGGTCCGAGTCTCCCTCTTCCACACACCCAACCTCCGCGGGCTCCTCCGGCTCCTTATCCCTGAGCGCTTCAATGAGACCATCGGCCTCCAGCACATCAAGGTGTACCTCTTTGACAACAGCGTCATCTTGAGCGG CGCAAACCTGAGCGACTCCTACTTCACCAACCGGCAGGACCGCTACGTGTTCTTGCAGGACTGTCCCGAGATAGCCGACTTCTTCACGGAGCTGGTGGACGCA GTGGGGGACGTGTCCCTGCAGTTGCAGGGGGACGACACGGTGCAGGTGGTGGAGGGCATGGTGCATCCTTACAGAG GTGACCGGGCTGCTTATTGCAAGGCTGCCAACAAGAGGGTGATGGATGTGATCAACTCAGCCAGGACCCGCCAGCAGATGCTGCACACCCAGACCTTCCACAGTGACTCCCTTTTGACCCATGAAGATGCAGCAGCTGCTGGTGACCGGAGGCCGGCCCCGGACACCTGGATTTACCCGTTGATTCAGATGAAGCCTTTTGAGATTCAGATCGACGAGATTGTCACCGAGACCCTGCTGACCGAGGCTGAGCGAGGTGCTAAGGTCTACCTCACCACCGGCTACTTCAACCTGACCCAGGCCTACATGGACCTGGTCTTGGGCACGCGGGCCGAGTACCAGATCCTGCTGGCCTCACCGGAGGTGAACGGCTTCTTCGGGGCCAAGGGTGTGGCAGGCGCCATCCCGGCCGCCTACGTGCACATCGAGCAGCAGTTCTTCAGTGAGGTGTGCAGCCTGGGGCAGCAGGCACGGGTGCAGCTGCAGGAGTACTGGCGGAGGGGCTGGACATTTCATGCCAAAGGTACGTGGCAGCTGGCCAGAAGCCGGCCCACACAGGACAGCCGGGGGACAG GCCTCTGGCTGTACCTGACAGGGAGCAGCCTGCCCTGTCTCACGTTGATTGGCTCTCCTAATTTTGGGTACAGGTCAGTTCACCGGGACCTGGAGGCCCAGATCGCCATCGTGACGGAGAGCCGGGCCCTGCAACAGCAGCTTCACCAG